A stretch of the Phoenix dactylifera cultivar Barhee BC4 unplaced genomic scaffold, palm_55x_up_171113_PBpolish2nd_filt_p 000275F, whole genome shotgun sequence genome encodes the following:
- the LOC103706581 gene encoding LOW QUALITY PROTEIN: multiple myeloma tumor-associated protein 2 homolog (The sequence of the model RefSeq protein was modified relative to this genomic sequence to represent the inferred CDS: deleted 1 base in 1 codon), translating into MYHPSRGGVRGGRDQFKWDDVKVDKHRENYVGHSVKAPVGRWQKGKDLFWYARDKKAEAAETEAVKEEIRRIKEEEEQAMREALGLAPKRANRPQGNRLDKNEYAELVKRGSTAEDLGAGHAEAAQVQGLGLYKLPSNPTESSFLPGTLKEIAPDREDEAADARNDEEETEEERRKKRRHEERREGKEKRREKHKKKRSDEHDDKRKHRREKEKRRHDSD; encoded by the exons AATTCAAATGGGACGATGTAAAAGTTGATAAACACCGAGAGAACTATGTTGGTCATAGTGTCAAGGCCCCTGTCGGAAGATGGCAAAAAG GAAAGGATTTATTCTGGTATGCGAGGGACAAGAAAGCTGAGGCTGCAGAAACAGAGGCAGTCAAAGAAGAAATAAGAAGGatcaaggaagaggaagaacagGCTATGCGCGAGGCTCTTGGTTTAGCTCCTAAACGTGCTAACCGACCCCAAGGCAATCGACTGGATAAG AATGAGTATGCAGAACTTGTGAAGAGAGGATCAACTGCTGAGGATTTGGGTGCTGGGCATGCAGAGGCAGCACAAGTTCAAGGCCTTGGCTTGTACAA GTTGCCCAGTAATCCAACCGAATCGAGCTTTCTACCAGGCACATTGAAGGAGATAGCACCTGACAGGGAGGACGAAGCTGCAGATGCACGAAATGATGAAGAAGAGactgaggaggagaggaggaagaagcggcggcatgaagagaggagagaagggaaggagaagAGACGAGAGAAGCATAAGAAAAAAAGGTCTGATGAACATGATGACAAGCGGAAGCACcgtagagagaaggaaaagaggcGACATGATTCTGACTGA